The proteins below come from a single Microtus pennsylvanicus isolate mMicPen1 chromosome 13, mMicPen1.hap1, whole genome shotgun sequence genomic window:
- the Cimap2 gene encoding ciliary microtubule-associated protein 2, protein MSTHPKWFKGAPFGVQSHRFDVSAVYPNQKKLSTFTEAPYSRHHSVEQSHIGPGTYNSKDTCFSKKFLEQKLGSGWARAQEATRLTQLPHFQYKSIMKERQQQVHKLGPGSYNFKDFLTQMQQKPQSKRGLLSSGEMRFRGLIGNYYPGPGNYGEKGNPYTRLEENAWNRSHSEGLMCRMSNKPPPLSHQGSGLGPGTYTIKSGIESFVNRSTGTRGPYDIFSGERSKPMPYGHYAMQRKKSRELTNFKSFVEELNSRHNKKRGAFSKLPREPKHPTERIFWTTLSQYPRNMDIAGPGSYLPHETEQKHVNRPPFLLASKRSGNKAYQMILGSWNPVGVGRYLNTTLMETKDTRQRYRSLFLSGPKRYPLDPTRDRFLQERITPFTKGKCPPTVDYNSDPTS, encoded by the exons ATGTCCACCCACCCAAAGTGGTTCAAAGGGGCGCCCTTCGGGGTGCAGAGTCACAG GTTTGATGTCTCTGCTGTTTATCCCAACCAGAAGAAGTTAAGCACCTTCACAGAGGCCCCGTACTCCAGGCATCATTCTGTGGAACAG TCCCATATAGGACCTGGGACCTATAACTCCAAGGATACATGCTTCAGCAAGAAGTTTCTGGAACAGAAATTGGGCTCAGGCTGGGCTCGGGCCCAGGAAGCCACTCGACTAACCCAGCTACCCCACTTTCAGTACAAAAGTATCATGAAGGAAAGACAGCAGCAG GTGCACAAGCTGGGACCCGGCTCTTACAACTTCAAAGACTTCTTAACCCAAAtgcagcagaaaccacagagcaaGCGGGGGCTGCTCAGCTCTGGGGAGATGCGCTTCCGAGGACTCATTGGG AACTATTATCCAGGCCCTGGAAATTATGGGGAGAAGGGTAACCCATACACACGGCTGGAGGAGAATGCTTGGAACCGCTCACATTCCGAGGGCCTTATGTGTAGGATGTCCAACAAGCCGCCACCCTTGTCTCACCAG GGCAGTGGCCTGGGACCTGGGACCTACACCATCAAAAGTGGCATCGAGAGCTTCGTGAACCGATCCACTGGTACTCGTGGCCCCTACGACATTTTCTCTGGTGAACGAAGCAAGCCTATGCCCTACGGACATTATGCCATGCAG AGAAAGAAGTCCAGGGAGTTGACAAATTTCAAGAGCTTCGTGGAGGAACTCAACTCACGTCACAACAAGAAGCGTGGTGCTTTTTCGAAACTTCCCCGAGAACCGAAACACCCCACAGAGAGAATTTTTTGGACTACCCTTAGTCAGTACCCTAGAAATATG GATATAGCTGGCCCTGGTTCTTATCTTCCTCATGAGACGGAACAGAAACACGTCAACCGGCCGCCATTCCTCCTGGCCTCCAAGCGGTCAGGCAATAAGGCCTACCAGATGATTTTGGGGAGCTGG AACCCAGTTGGGGTAGGCCGCTATCTCAACACCACACTGATGGAGACCAAAGACACAAGGCAGCGATACCGCTCTCTGTTCCTGAGTGGACCCAAGCGCTACCCGCTAGACCCAACCCGAGACAGATTCTTGCA GGAACGGATCACACCTTTTACGAAGGGCAAGTGCCCTCCAACTGTGGATTACAATTCGGATCCTACTTCTTAA